TTTCTTCATCAGAGCTTTGACAGTTCCCTGCTTCTTCGTCCATAGTTGTTTCTATTTCTTCTCGAAAGACCTTACAAACCACGAGATTTAACAcctaaaaggaaaatgaagacaAGTAGTTTAAGAGAAAAGTGAGAGATAATGAAATTTAGATACAACAGTTGGTAGAGCTTTGGTGTCTCTCTTGTTGAAAGATTCAAGCTTCTAATGATATATTAGATCAAGCAACTATTTACCTTCTGTTTAGTAGTTTCGTCAAGCTGGTAGGCTTCCATAACGCTGGGTTCAATTCTGTACTCGTTAATATACCATTCAAACTTCCTTTCTTCTGGAGGATTCGCAAGGTTGTAGTAGTAGTCGAACTTTTGCACAAAGCCTACTAATTCTTGGCCGTCCAGtacttcttcctctttgtgttCCCTCCAGCAGCCATTTTTCGTTAATGGCTTGCGCTTTGGCCTGCTTGTATAGAAGAACCACTCGTTCTCTGCTTTGTTCTTGAAATCTCCTGCATATTTAGATAACTGTAGATG
This genomic stretch from Diospyros lotus cultivar Yz01 chromosome 1, ASM1463336v1, whole genome shotgun sequence harbors:
- the LOC127793483 gene encoding NAC domain-containing protein 26-like yields the protein MEENKTAMELPCGYKFSPGDKEIVKYFLKQKILNEPLEHDTIPSVDLECYDDPDHLPLRDFKNKAENEWFFYTSRPKRKPLTKNGCWREHKEEEVLDGQELVGFVQKFDYYYNLANPPEERKFEWYINEYRIEPSVMEAYQLDETTKQKVLNLVVCKVFREEIETTMDEEAGNCQSSDEEIGHE